Proteins from one Candidatus Zixiibacteriota bacterium genomic window:
- a CDS encoding 23S rRNA (pseudouridine(1915)-N(3))-methyltransferase RlmH — protein sequence MLKINIIAVGKNKETWVEEAINHYLKLLARHASVSFIYIPDLKKSRELDNPELPRLEAPLIFKKIKSSCTVALVDKGKTYTSEEFAEYISGLMMTSGGSVDFIIGGIHGLDKSILITCRETLSLSPMTMSHQLIRPVLLEQLYRAFSILSGGKYHK from the coding sequence ATGTTAAAAATCAACATTATTGCGGTCGGCAAGAATAAGGAAACCTGGGTTGAAGAAGCGATCAATCACTATCTTAAACTGCTTGCCAGGCATGCCTCGGTATCTTTCATATATATCCCGGACCTCAAGAAGAGCCGGGAGCTTGATAATCCCGAACTCCCCCGTCTGGAAGCGCCTCTGATCTTTAAAAAAATAAAATCATCCTGTACCGTGGCCTTAGTAGATAAGGGGAAAACTTACACCTCTGAAGAATTCGCCGAGTACATTAGCGGATTGATGATGACCTCCGGCGGATCTGTGGATTTCATCATTGGCGGCATCCATGGATTGGATAAGTCAATTCTCATTACTTGCCGTGAGACTCTCTCCCTTTCCCCCATGACCATGTCGCATCAGCTTATTCGTCCGGTTCTTCTGGAGCAGTTGTACCGGGCCTTTTCCATTCTTTCAGGCGGCAAATACCATAAATAA
- a CDS encoding YjbQ family protein, whose product MSRPFLKVEQIQVTTHRRNELLDITRLIQEYIDRINLDDGVIILWVPHTTAALTINENADPDVVRDILFKMEREYPQQDNYHHGEGNSDAHIKSSLFGPSLNLIVDSGKLLLGTWQAVYFCEFDGPRKRKLYLKALSG is encoded by the coding sequence ATGTCGAGGCCCTTTTTGAAAGTTGAACAGATACAGGTCACTACTCACCGGAGAAACGAACTACTGGATATTACCCGATTGATCCAGGAATATATCGACCGAATCAATCTGGATGACGGTGTGATTATTCTCTGGGTGCCGCATACAACCGCCGCTTTAACAATTAACGAAAATGCCGATCCTGATGTGGTCAGGGACATCCTCTTTAAAATGGAAAGAGAGTATCCACAGCAGGATAATTACCATCATGGTGAGGGTAATTCCGATGCCCATATCAAGTCCTCCCTGTTCGGTCCGTCCCTGAACCTGATCGTCGACAGCGGCAAGCTCTTGCTGGGAACCTGGCAGGCCGTTTATTTTTGCGAATTCGATGGGCCGCGAAAGAGAAAATTATACTTAAAGGCATTATCCGGCTGA
- the ftsY gene encoding signal recognition particle-docking protein FtsY, producing MFSKLKRLRESLSKTRSNIFGKIGQLIGGRRIDDDLLEEIEEILLKADLGVEATDRIIDHLREQARQEKISQSEDVFSLLKKEISDILEKNLIGSFLDNNHKPVVWLITGVNGTGKTTTVGKLARYFKDNGKSVMIAACDTFRAAAVEQLEIWAQRSGVDFIRAHTGADPASVAFDAANAAKSRNIDFLLVDTAGRLHTKANLMEELKKIRRVTEKVIPSEYIFSKLILDGTTGQNALSQVKVFADAVGCDGLIVTKLDGTAKGGIIVAIAEELSVPVDFIGIGEKIEDLQPFNSRDYVEALFES from the coding sequence ATGTTCTCTAAATTGAAGAGACTCAGGGAATCCCTGAGCAAGACGCGCAGTAATATCTTCGGGAAAATCGGCCAGCTTATCGGCGGCCGCAGAATAGATGATGATCTTCTCGAAGAGATCGAAGAGATTTTACTCAAAGCTGATCTTGGGGTTGAAGCGACTGACCGTATAATCGACCATCTCCGCGAGCAGGCCCGCCAGGAAAAAATCTCGCAATCGGAGGATGTCTTCAGTCTATTAAAAAAAGAAATATCGGACATACTCGAAAAAAACCTCATCGGATCATTTCTGGATAACAATCATAAGCCAGTGGTATGGCTAATCACCGGAGTCAATGGGACCGGCAAGACCACCACCGTTGGGAAGCTGGCCCGTTATTTCAAAGATAACGGCAAATCGGTGATGATTGCCGCCTGCGACACCTTTCGGGCGGCGGCGGTGGAACAACTGGAAATCTGGGCTCAGCGTTCCGGGGTTGATTTTATCCGTGCCCATACCGGGGCCGATCCAGCTTCGGTGGCCTTTGATGCCGCCAATGCCGCCAAATCCCGGAATATTGATTTTCTGCTGGTCGATACCGCCGGACGTCTTCACACCAAGGCCAACCTGATGGAGGAATTGAAAAAAATCCGAAGGGTAACCGAAAAAGTGATTCCTTCCGAATATATCTTTTCCAAATTGATTTTAGATGGCACAACCGGTCAGAATGCTCTTTCCCAGGTCAAGGTTTTCGCCGATGCCGTCGGTTGCGACGGGCTTATTGTTACCAAGCTGGATGGTACCGCCAAGGGCGGTATTATAGTGGCTATCGCCGAGGAATTATCAGTTCCGGTCGATTTCATCGGTATCGGGGAAAAAATCGAAGACCTGCAACCCTTCAATTCCCGGGATTATGTCGAGGCCCTTTTTGAAAGTTGA
- the smc gene encoding chromosome segregation protein SMC yields the protein MYLKRLELLGFKSFPDKTIIKFTPGVTSIVGPNGCGKTNILDSIRWVLGEQKVSLLRGTKMEEIIFNGTRDVKPLGMAEVTLVVQNNKGVLPTEYNEVQITRRLFRSGESEYLLNKVPCRLKDIQELLMDTGMGSHIYSVIQQDMIEAILSDKADERRFLFEEAAGISKYKNRKKAALRKLDATEGDLLRLKDIVAEVNSQVNALKRQMNKAQRYKSLSEELKAWEIFLSKNNLTQLARERHELLIKRDQASDIKIKADTDIDRLSAIQEEDRKRLTDIDRLLTEAGNEIYIKSEEAHAVEMEITQLRERRDHARQTREKNLLDIEAFKKRKSILYEQIDEIEKNLVSLDEELARTDRETENARVSLSSVDEELLAARRDRDEIHKKLMAVENQLTAGRSDDSNLKEQKSEIDSGLANYDIRTEELNNRRNGLVDSRSALETELTSLREKMITLQSERTELEETVVTLNEQAEEVSGNIFDLTASLEAAEARCHLLKEMVTQYEGYGSGVVAVMDIRERWPGLVGTVADNFTPRPGFEEAVETALGELAEFMICHDRTTAEDIIAYLRNEKKGKAGLLIAEMADSENPPTRPHLHDEGFIGWADDYVATPDDFKPLAKLILSRIALVQAEAAERIMAQLPPFFTLVTPEGKQFQGKAVVSGGSREGVSLLGRKEKIREQEQLINDLRDKLNIERESRNRITSSVGARQAELGDIHNRLESLREEIEKSEREITARKYEIEMTAGEMHRIARDRKELAVKLESLQNRQYSLDLNYDQLAREKDNITAELQEQDKRIKILETGSDEAEASYSNLQIRQIELKSKKQQLQSQIKHTNELVFEIDSNSRDKSDEIVRVESDTRDVGDKINELEINLKAAFDARSEISERQNKIRDEYSALQEQIDNREREIKTTRQSREEAGNNLHDIEIRMTEIDSEAKNVRQKIQEEYDLDLEEITAEPPDPNVPVEEHPARMQELKERLKDFGGVNLLALEEYDTARERQEFLTTQMEDLLSAKSTLQSTISKINQTAKRLFMETFEKVRQNFKEVFEELFTGGEADINLVDIEDPLESPIEITARPRGKKLLSIAQMSGGEKALTAISLLFSIYLAKPSPFCILDEIDAPLDDANIHRFLRIIRTFSEQTQFIIITHNKITMEAADILYGITMEQPGISKVLSVRFNDEDEERIIDTAVRDEKPAVEPDIPEAVRERMTSQVNIGSTDETE from the coding sequence CCCCTGCCGGTTGAAAGACATCCAGGAGTTACTTATGGATACCGGCATGGGTTCGCATATATATTCGGTTATCCAGCAGGATATGATTGAGGCCATTCTTTCGGATAAAGCCGATGAACGGCGTTTTCTTTTCGAGGAAGCGGCCGGGATTTCCAAGTATAAGAATCGCAAGAAAGCGGCTCTGCGGAAACTCGATGCTACCGAGGGCGATCTGCTTCGTCTGAAAGATATTGTGGCCGAGGTCAACAGTCAGGTCAACGCCCTCAAACGACAGATGAATAAAGCCCAGCGATACAAAAGCCTGTCCGAGGAATTGAAAGCCTGGGAGATATTCTTAAGTAAAAACAACCTGACACAACTGGCCCGGGAACGGCATGAGTTATTGATAAAGCGCGATCAGGCCTCCGATATCAAAATCAAGGCTGATACCGATATCGACCGCCTGTCCGCCATTCAGGAAGAAGACCGTAAGCGGTTGACCGATATCGACCGCCTGCTGACCGAAGCCGGCAATGAAATCTATATTAAATCCGAGGAGGCCCATGCCGTTGAGATGGAAATCACCCAGCTTCGGGAAAGACGTGATCATGCCCGGCAAACTCGCGAAAAAAATCTGCTTGATATCGAGGCCTTCAAAAAACGCAAAAGCATTTTGTATGAACAAATCGATGAAATAGAAAAAAATCTGGTTTCACTTGATGAGGAACTGGCCCGAACCGACCGCGAAACGGAAAATGCCCGGGTCAGTCTATCATCTGTCGATGAGGAACTTCTCGCGGCCCGACGCGATCGCGATGAAATCCACAAAAAACTGATGGCGGTCGAAAACCAGTTGACGGCAGGACGCAGCGATGATTCTAACCTCAAGGAGCAGAAGTCCGAAATTGATTCCGGTCTGGCCAATTATGACATTCGCACCGAGGAATTGAATAACAGGAGAAATGGCCTGGTTGATAGCCGATCAGCACTGGAAACGGAACTGACTTCTCTCAGAGAAAAAATGATCACTCTCCAGTCGGAACGGACTGAACTGGAAGAGACTGTCGTTACCCTGAACGAACAGGCAGAAGAGGTCTCGGGGAATATTTTCGATCTAACCGCTTCTCTCGAGGCCGCCGAGGCCCGATGTCATCTCCTCAAGGAAATGGTAACTCAGTACGAGGGTTACGGTTCCGGAGTCGTGGCGGTCATGGATATTCGGGAACGATGGCCGGGGCTGGTGGGAACCGTGGCCGATAATTTTACTCCCCGGCCGGGTTTTGAAGAAGCTGTCGAAACCGCTCTGGGGGAACTGGCTGAATTTATGATCTGCCATGATCGGACGACCGCCGAGGATATCATTGCCTACCTGAGAAACGAAAAGAAAGGCAAAGCTGGTCTTCTTATAGCCGAGATGGCGGATTCCGAGAATCCCCCGACCAGGCCCCATTTGCATGATGAGGGATTTATCGGCTGGGCTGATGATTATGTGGCGACCCCGGACGATTTCAAACCGCTGGCAAAATTGATACTCTCCCGGATTGCTCTGGTTCAGGCCGAAGCCGCCGAACGTATCATGGCTCAGCTTCCGCCCTTTTTCACATTGGTGACGCCTGAAGGGAAACAATTCCAGGGGAAAGCTGTTGTCTCGGGCGGATCGCGTGAGGGTGTATCTTTACTTGGCCGTAAAGAAAAAATCCGGGAGCAGGAGCAACTTATAAATGATCTCCGAGATAAGTTGAATATCGAGCGGGAATCGCGCAACCGGATAACCTCATCGGTGGGCGCCCGCCAGGCGGAATTAGGAGATATACACAATCGTCTGGAATCTCTGCGGGAGGAAATCGAAAAAAGCGAGCGCGAAATAACCGCCAGAAAATATGAAATCGAGATGACGGCCGGCGAAATGCACCGGATTGCAAGGGATCGGAAAGAACTCGCGGTCAAGCTGGAATCACTGCAGAATCGGCAGTACAGCCTGGATTTGAATTACGATCAACTGGCCCGGGAAAAAGACAATATTACCGCCGAGCTTCAGGAGCAGGATAAACGGATCAAAATTCTTGAAACCGGATCCGATGAAGCCGAGGCGAGTTATTCCAATCTCCAGATTCGGCAGATCGAACTTAAAAGCAAGAAACAGCAATTGCAGAGCCAGATCAAACATACCAATGAATTGGTTTTTGAAATCGACAGCAATTCCCGCGATAAATCCGACGAGATTGTTCGGGTCGAATCCGATACCCGGGATGTCGGCGACAAAATCAATGAACTGGAAATCAACCTGAAGGCGGCTTTCGACGCCCGGTCCGAAATATCCGAGCGCCAGAACAAGATCCGTGACGAGTACTCGGCACTTCAGGAACAGATTGATAATCGCGAAAGGGAAATTAAAACCACGCGGCAATCACGCGAAGAAGCCGGCAATAATCTTCATGATATCGAAATCAGGATGACTGAAATCGATTCGGAGGCGAAGAATGTCCGGCAGAAAATTCAAGAAGAATATGATCTTGATCTCGAAGAAATTACGGCTGAGCCGCCTGATCCCAATGTCCCGGTCGAAGAACATCCGGCACGGATGCAGGAGTTAAAGGAACGATTAAAAGATTTCGGCGGAGTCAATTTACTGGCCCTGGAGGAATATGATACCGCCCGGGAACGCCAGGAATTCCTGACCACTCAGATGGAAGACCTGCTGAGTGCCAAATCGACTCTCCAGTCGACTATCTCGAAAATCAACCAGACTGCCAAACGGTTGTTTATGGAAACCTTCGAAAAAGTGCGGCAGAATTTCAAAGAGGTTTTCGAGGAGCTCTTTACCGGCGGCGAGGCTGATATCAACCTGGTGGATATCGAGGATCCGCTCGAATCGCCGATTGAAATCACCGCCCGCCCCCGAGGCAAGAAACTGCTTTCGATTGCCCAGATGTCGGGTGGCGAGAAAGCTCTGACCGCAATCTCTCTTCTTTTCTCCATATATCTGGCGAAACCGTCGCCGTTTTGTATTCTGGATGAAATCGATGCCCCGCTGGATGATGCCAACATCCATCGGTTTTTAAGAATTATCCGCACCTTCTCCGAGCAAACCCAGTTTATTATCATCACCCATAACAAAATCACCATGGAGGCGGCCGATATCCTGTATGGTATTACCATGGAACAGCCCGGTATCTCGAAAGTCCTCTCGGTACGTTTCAATGACGAAGATGAGGAGCGTATAATCGACACTGCGGTACGTGATGAGAAACCTGCCGTGGAGCCGGATATCCCGGAGGCCGTCAGAGAGCGAATGACCAGCCAGGTCAATATCGGCAGTACCGATGAAACCGAATAA